From Nilaparvata lugens isolate BPH chromosome 7, ASM1435652v1, whole genome shotgun sequence, one genomic window encodes:
- the LOC111046109 gene encoding LOW QUALITY PROTEIN: cell division cycle protein 20 homolog (The sequence of the model RefSeq protein was modified relative to this genomic sequence to represent the inferred CDS: substituted 2 bases at 2 genomic stop codons) yields the protein MSQFHFDLNSALKMDEPTKGPIPRWQKKGLDSSSSSINISLNNSLKPRSFSMNVTSKSPSRNNGKMGGEGAGGILKKTPSKTPSKTPSKTPKKSPGVLNLTTPAKGRTPGGGDRFIPDRNATNFDLGHFRMLDEPVDANMSPTQKDMQRNMMENLCGQDIENARVLAFQKKAPAPPDGHTNSMKVVYSQSKAGTGSKGGAGGGLGTSRYISQAPDRILDAPELVDDYYLNLIDWSPANVLAVALGVSVYLWNADSGTIDHLMDLDGGGADYVSSVSWVQEGSVLAVGTSLGPVQVRYISLSSNKIFFNXILDAQALSELSLHNDCRQKITLXSLLCNVCLQVCGLKWSPDGRYLASGGNDNLLNVWSASAGQLVANGGQPLYSLSAHQAAVKALAWCPWHSSLLASGGGTADRHIRFWNCNTGVCLNSVDTMSQVCSILWSTNYKELVSSHGFAKNQLIIWKYPSLSKVTELTGHTARVLHLAMSPDGSTVISAGADETLRLWKCFAPDPAKKKEVKEMKSVTSIFKQGIR from the exons atgtCTCAGTTTCATTTCGATTTGAATTCTGCTTTAAAAATGGACGAGCCTACCAAAGGCCCGATTCCGCGATGGCAGAAAAAGGGCTTGGATTCTAGTTCAAG CAGTATCAACATAAGCTTGAATAATTCGCTGAAGCCTAGATCTTTCTCGATGAATGTGACCTCCAAATCTCCAAGCAGAAATAATGGCAAGATGGGTGGAGAGGGGGCTGGGGGCATTTTGAAGAAAACCCCATCCAAAACTCCCTCCAAGACACCATCAAAAACTCCAAAGAAGTCACCAG GTGTGCTGAATCTGACGACTCCGGCTAAAGGAAGGACCCCGGGCGGCGGAGATCGCTTCATTCCCGACCGCAATGCTACCAACTTCGATCTCGGCCATTTCAGG ATGCTGGATGAGCCAGTGGATGCGAACATGAGTCCAACACAGAAGGACATGCAACGCAACATGATGGAGAACCTCTGTGGTCAGGACATCGAGAACGCGCGTGTGCTAGCCTTTCAGAAAAAAGCTCCAGCTCCTCCTGAT GGGCACACGAACTCAATGAAGGTGGTGTACAGCCAGTCGAAGGCGGGCACCGGCTCGAAAGGAGGCGCTGGGGGTGGCTTGGGGACGTCGCGCTACATCTCACAGGCGCCCGACCGCATCCTGGACGCACCCGAGTTGGTCGACGACTACTACCTCAACCTGATCGACTGGAGTCCGGCCAACGTGCTGGCCGTCGCACTGGGCGTCAGCGTCTACCTGTGGAACGCCGACTCGGGCACCATCGACCACCTCATGGATCTGGACGGCGGCGGTGCCGACTATGTCAGCTCGGTCAGCTGGGTGCAGGAGGGCAGTGTGCTTGCTGTCGGCACCAGTCTCGGCCCTGTTCAGGTACGCTACATCTCActttcttcaaataaaatatttttcaattaaatacttGATGCACAGGCACTTTCCGAACTCTCACTACATAATGACTGT cgacagaaaa TCACGTTATAATCACTGTTGTGTAATGTTTGTTTGCAGGTGTGCGGCCTGAAATGGTCGCCGGACGGCCGCTACCTGGCGAGCGGAGGCAACGACAACCTGTTGAACGTGTGGTCGGCATCGGCGGGGCAGCTGGTGGCCAATGGGGGCCAGCCTCTCTACTCGCTGAGTGCCCACCAGGCGGCCGTCAAGGCGCTGGCCTGGTGTCCGTGGCACTCGAGTCTGCTGGCCAGCGGCGGTGGCACGGCCGACCGACACATTCGCTTCTGGAACTGCAACACCGGCGTCTGTCTCAACTCCGTCGACACAATGTCACAG gttTGTTCGATACTGTGGTCCACGAACTACAAAGAGCTGGTTTCCAGTCATGGCTTTGCAAAGAATCAGCTCATCATCTGGAAGTATCCATCCTTATCGAAG GTGACAGAGCTGACAGGACACACTGCGCGAGTGCTACACCTAGCCATGTCCCCTGACGGCAGCACGGTGATCTCGGCCGGCGCGGATGAGACACTCAGACTGTGGAAGTGCTTTGCGCCCGACCCCGCCAAGAAGAAGGAGGTCAAGGAAATGAAGAGTGTCACCAGCATCTTCAAGCAGGGAATTCGATAA